The Branchiostoma floridae strain S238N-H82 chromosome 3, Bfl_VNyyK, whole genome shotgun sequence genomic sequence TTGTGTATATGTAACGCTGGCATCAGAATATGCACTTAATATGAGTAGTCAATCATGTTACAGTCGACATATCTTATTTTTCGCTGTTCATAATCTAGTGATTGTATTTATTATAATGTTctattttttgtctgtttgtgtgcatgGCATATTCGAAGATTCACAGACCAAAGTAGTAATGAATGATACAGGCTGCAGTCGTCTTATTTGATCCAcacacaccgggaaggacccctagtttttgataaatgtgatgggttcttttacgtcCTCGAGGCGTGGCTATACTCAAATACGATATTTATAGTCCTATCCGATGGACGTCCGAAACCAAAGATCGGTACCCATTTCCGcgtgagtgaagtgaggaatttTGTATCGTGCGCTATTCCAAGGGCAAACCATCGATAGCATCGGTCAGAGGAGTCGAACATCGGAGTCAGAGGAGTCGAACCAAGACTTGTTGGTTCTGCGCCAAACACCTTTGCCGTAACTCCAACACCAAGCCAGGACGGCACTCGCATTTGGACACGAGTGATGCGTCCGGCAGCTAGAGTCATTTTGTCAGAGGTTCATAGGTTCCGTTTCCGTCGCCGTGTAGGAGATCTGCTGTGCAGTCTGAGGTGGTCATCTTTTGGACAGACTTTGTGCAGAGGGTCGCTCGTCTCTCCTCGAGTATTGCGAGTTTGCACAGCCCTAAACCCTTATGTAAATACGCCTCTTTAGTTTGATGGAGGATATGTTGTTGAAGAGTAATGCAGTTTTTAAATGACAGATTAGAAATGACAACCCTTAGTCAATAGATACGAGTAAAATGACCGAATAGTTGGTACACTTTATTATATTGTTGAACAAACGAACGTTAACTGTGACATAACCCTTCACAGGTGTAGCAGAGAGGCACTGTTGGACATGACAATTGATTTTGTTCTTGATAAAGGATGCATTCACTTGGCATGCATCATACAATAGACAACaaattctatgaaaaaaatgcataccATACACGTGGACCTTATCTACATATTGTTCAATGTTTCAAGATGTTAGGCTCCCCATGGTTCAGAGTACACGCTTAATTTATTCACATATTTTCCTCTGTGTTAGACATGGGGAGCCTAACNNNNNNNNNNNNNNNNNNNNNNNNNNNNNNNNNNNNNNNNNNNNNNNNNNNNNNNNNNNNNNNNNNNNNNNNNNNNNNNNNNNNNNNNNNNNNNNNNNNNNNNNNNNNNNNNNNNNNNNNNNNNNNNNNNNNNNNNNNNNNNNNNNNNNNNNNNNNNNNNNNNNNNNNNNNNNNNNNNNNNNNNNNNNNNNNNNNNNNNNNNNNNNNNNNNNNNNNNNNNNNNNNNNNNNNNNNNNNNNNNNNNNNNNNNNNNNNNNNNNNNNNNNNNNNNNNNNNNNNNNNNNNNNNNNNNNNNNNNNNNNNNNNNNNNNNNNNNNNNNNNNNNNNNTATGCGGtatctattatatatattatttcACTAGTATGTCTGTTTACCATATTCATATACACATATCTTGTTGCTTTTCCAACAATACATGAATTTCAAATTTACAATTATCACGAATTGCCATTTCTGTGTCAGATCTATATTCTTTTGTTGCTTTTGTGCATACTTTTTCTTCAATTAAAGCTAAGCATCTCCTATTTGCTACCAAGGAAACTACGTTTTAAATTTCAACAACTTTTTGCAGGCAATCTTTAAATCCCTCCCAACAAACGCATAGATGAACGGGTTGAGAACGTTGTTCAAATAAACCACATTGTACAGGTTGATTAAAGTTTTAAACAAGGTTCTAGGCTGTTCATTGTACGGcacaaaatagacaaataaaGTGATTATCCCATGTGGTAACCAGGTGAGGAAGAATATGAGAGTTACCAACATGAATATCTTAGCCATACGGTTCCCTTGTCGCTTCCATTTCTTCTGTATCCTGTTCTCAGCAGTACCCCTTGCTCTTCCGCTATTTGTCTCTAGGTCTCCGTTTAAAGTACTACTTTCCCTAGACGCTAGTTCAGTTTTACTAGCGGTATGGAGCGTTTTCTGATGTTGGCCTCTGGACGTACCTTTGCTCTTGGTGTCTGGTGATTTCGTTGTTGGCTCTGGTGGTGCTAACGCTCGTATTGGTCGATTCCCAGAATAAGTGCTGGCCAATCCGCAATCATCttgatttgaattttcaacGGTCGAAGTTTCGTAGCCAGACGTTGACTGGTTCTCTGATTTGAATCTGTAGTGTCCTACCTCTGGTACGGCGAGCTCTGACATTGAAATGGCTGCAATGGATTTGGCTTTGTCGCAACGTTTGTCACCTTCTCTTCTTCGTCTAGATATTCGGAGAATGTCGCCCAGCCGACTTTTGTCCCACATAGTTTGTGAGGAAGAAGATGTGGTGATCTTTATGACAGGTCTTTTGTCACCTCTGCCGACTACGCTACGAAAGGTCCTTATGTACAAAGCAGTAATCACCAAAGAGGCCGCTAAAGTAACGCCCATCAACATGTAGGAGTATGCAGATACTACCTCAGCATACCCATTCTTCAtggtacatacatacacattccAGCCAACAGTTGCTTTGTGTACTAGCTTATAAATTGCCAAAAGAGGACAGCAAATCGCAGCAGAGGCTACAGCACCTACAGACACAACTACTTTAGATCTAGGTATGGTAGTGGCAAAAGCGATAGGCCTGTGCACGGCTAAGTAGCGCTCAACGGCAATGCTTAGCAGCAACACAACGGAATACATGGAGAGGCTGTGCGTTAGGAAGGGAGTCAAGCGACAGAGAAAGTCGCTGGGGTACGAGTATTGCAGTACGGAAGCCGTGATGTCCAGGGGAATGAGTAGAGCACATGTCACCAGATCCACGGCAGCCAGGGCCAAAATGTAACAACTTGCCGAGGTCTTCTTTTTCTGAATGTAGACTACAGCCACGGCGACGTTTCCGAGAGTTCCCATGCACGCAAAGACTGGGAGAACGATGACAGAAGGCAGGAAGATCTGCGTTTGTTGTTGGTTGAACCACGATGCTGGGTCATGGCAGACGGCACAGTCTGCTGTACTGTTGGATTGCTGGTCTGCTGTAGTATTTGTGGATGCCATTCTGTTACCTTAACGCAGTCACGCACAGCTGGAGATTAGCTTCTTGGTTACAAAATCCTTTGGTCAATAATCGGAATGTTCGTGGAAGGAGAATATCGGGGATTTTACTGATAAGAATTgttcagagaaaaaaaatcttgctgCTATCAAAGACAAAGCTCTAGCTAACTTGCAACTGATTCTATATAAAGTACTCAACTGTAAACGTTTTATCTGCCAGCCTTAGCAAAGTCAATGGTCAAACCTGGTGACGGATTGAGTTGAATGGAACCAGTCGAGGAAAGGGTACTCCTCCGCTAGGAAAACTTGCTGACACGTTGCTCAACACAATCTTCGTGTAATATTTGTCAACGCAAAGGTGTCGCAACGTTGCTTCCTCTAAACGCGTGGTCACAATCGTCCGGCGATCTTGTTCTCGTAGGAGTAAGGCTTTGACTGAACTCGACAGTTGTACAACAGCCGTCACACCCACCACGTCGCAAGACTCAGTTTGACAGACGCTCGGCAGCGAATGTTACCGGTTCCTGACACAAGATGATTTATATACTCACTTCTATGCGAGGGGGTGAACTAGGGAAGAAATTACGTAAGCGGATTTTTCCATTACTATCAGATTAATAGGAAAATTGACAGCAAACTAGCGCCAAAAGCATGCTAATGGTATTTTCATTATAAAGCCCTCCTAGTCGCCGTTTGCACAGCTGCTATATATATGCACATTTATATATCAGTTTACTAAAGTAATGATATCACAATATATAGATGACGACTAGGTAAACAGACAAACCGACACCTTAATGTAAAGGATGAAAGATGAAATATGTACATCAAATTCGACTACAAATTTGTGACCGGAAAAAGGAAACTATATGGTTAATGGATGCCGCAGACAAAAATTACGTAACCAAGTGCTAGGAGAATTTTGAGATTATCATCATATGACTATAAGAATTACCGCTGGGGTCCTTTGATGTCTATAGATTATATTTGTCACTGAGTtcagcaaacaaacaatgaaaatatatGATTTAATTGCAAATATTCTCTTCAATCATCAAATTACATCCTGTTTTCCGAAATAATCATTGCGGAAGGAAAATGATGCTAATGATCAAGTTTTACAATTACAACAGGAGGTTGTTTATTTTTCAGTAttaaatttcaacaaaaacaacattagcATGTTTTGTTACTTCGCCCCCAAACCATGCTGTAAGCTTTCAAATTTGCGTGGTGGAATTATgtacaaggttttcttggtaacctctcatcgcgaacttaaaacgaACACGAAATATGCTATTTTGTATCCTAGATCCTGCCCGCCCACCCCTTTAGAGTGAGATTCTGATAGATAGTATTGAATATCGGGGTATTATATACTGTTAAGGGattgcagtggaagatgaactacattaTATGTCAATATTCATATtaaaattttgaaagaaaaaaaacattataccAAACTTTCCAAAGCCTTtctcaccttaccgaccaacaaaaaacaatcttcttgcttaGGTCTTCCAACCACTTCATGTatgacaattcatctcccactgcctGCGGAAAAGAAGTCTAACCCATGAAATAGCTTAAGTAGCATTAGATTTAGATTAAACGTACGCGTtatttcccttttgatttatttataaatctcatttttcttCTCTGTTAAGTATACAGTTATGTATACCACCGCtttattttgtttgcaattagccctcgggcatcaACGTGCAATAAAGATTAATATCATCAGAAAGTTCATTTGCAAGTTTATGCccataggctaattgcaagtacatggtacaaacaAGATAGGGAATTAtaatgtaacaatgaactgtgataaatattTATACAAAGAGACTACTGGAATACTGGTGTTGCCtatatctagataggttgggtttgaTCTTATTTATAAGCAGAGGAAGaccattctcctatgcagagggaccacagtcgtgtcaaaacttccTGTGTTaaggtaatgccgttggggaccgggcgttaggaggatgaggAAGACAAATAGTgccactttttctacaattaGTGGCTTTTGTAATTCTAAGAGGAAAGGCGCTTTCTGTTTGTCTTTAAATGTGGGAAAGCTGGAATATAATTGTGATTTCTTTATACAATGTGGTTCTTTTCGGTGTGGTTAAATGAACACTTAGAAATTAAATGTGCTTCGTCCTCCACTGCTTTAGGTccacagtatttacaaattctttcgcacactggtaatctcttatatGGATTACCTCACATAGAGATATCAGTCCGTCTTGTAAAATATTGGCTACATTCGACACAAATGAACTTTGATACACATCCATTGCAAATAGACGCACTTTCGTTACAGCACAACTTTGCTACAAATGGTCGTCGAAAAAATTGTTACAGCTTGTCAAAGAAATACTTGACAGTAATGGATACTCATATCTATTGTGCACAGATAACTCACTATGTGACCCTGACTTTTATTATTATTCCTGTTCTGTCCGCTTTTATCAACCATGCCGCTTACGCTAGACAACTGAGACCGTAAAATATCCTGGTTTCGTGCGATTTGCCataaatgtgtttgtgtttgtttcaaCCGAGAACTTGAAACCACTCGAACACTATATCTACCACGAAATAAGAGTTGATGACAATTGCCGTCTAAAAGCTTCACTAGACAGCACAAAGTTCTTATGACCGTCGCATGCGCAGCACAGACAGTTTCCATACACAGTTGGTATTGCCCTTTTTCTGGTTATAacgtactgtttttttttcttatacacAAACACCGATCCCCCAGTTGTCGGAATGAATAACTCACTGATCGGCTATCAAACAGGTCTGTGAAGCACAACAGAATAGGGATATCAAGCTTTTGTGTTGGTCTTAAtcaagccacagcaagtaaatttatggATAACACCCTTTGCAGACTCCAAATTGAATGAGAGAGGGCGAAAAGAACACgatggttaaaaaaaacatttagaaTTGATAAATAGACACCATGATCTTTGTAACAAGAATGTACACTAAACAAAGTTTTGAAGCCAAACAAATGCAGGATCAGGCTTTGTTTCACTTTTTTCTATACCAACCGGTACATCCTTTTGCCCAATTTCTTATTATGTCATTCATTTTCCCTTCATCTTCCATACGGCCGGataaaatgaagaagaaaatgcgCCGCTCACAGTCACAGTACAGTATTTATCCGATGACGTAGGCACCgggtaaaaaagtagtgcggccgaaatctggaagcgcctgtgAACACtgtaacgtgaaagacagcgggggatgagctttgctatatggtagtataagaagtcgactttcaggttgtaacgttatgtgtaaggTTATGATGTCTGTTTATTAGGTGTATGTAtgaatgcgcgtgacctttacagctgcctgcctCGGTGAgacggctgcagttccgcatggccCCGCATGACCCAATTTCAAAGTGGGCGTcaaatttttttataaaaaaaaaaaaacgataacttttttttgctttcagttattttgtaggttatatcctcgacttcaacatattgaTTTGTCGCGCTTCAGAAGTGCACCCTGGTATGattttatccgcgtcgatgtcagtcaccttgccGTTTGTTTCACCGAATCGGGAGCTACTTTTCCTCTATCCCATAATACTCTGCAATTGTAAAGGTCATTTACCTCGTGTGTGGACACGGACACATGTGGAGACGACTTCACTCAAAAAATACCTGATAAAGTACAGTTTTGGGCACATTCTATTTGTGCTTTACGCTTCAACCACTTCTTATTGTTGTTGTGACGCTGTCGTGGTTGTCAAAGGTTGGAAACGGGACTTGAGTCGGGAAAAATTGACGGAGAGGTCACAGTGAACCATAATTTGCCAAGATGTCGGCCGCAGCTTCGAGGTTGTTCAACACCATCGGACGGATCGGGTTTGGGATCGCTGTAGTCGGCGGGGTGGTCAACACGGCACTGTACAACGGTGAGAATTGCGTGAGAATACTACTAGACGGCATGTGGGGCCTTTAGATACGGATCACAGTCGAAAAAATGCCATTATGGTCCTTGTGTAACACCGTAAAAAATTATTttcgtgtggggaggggggcgtttttTTCTCCCCCTTGCATCATAACGCATCGCGCTTGCATGCGTAGATACACTTAGTTAAATGTGTCTAGACCTTATAAGCCAGTTCTTGTTTCTGAGggaaaaaacacaactttgtgTTAATACTGTTGTTGGATAGAGCTGCACGGGCAGACTCCTGTGAGAGATTGCTCCTATTACGCAATTTACGATAACATAGATTAAGTTCTCAAAATGGTACGCAGGAGTGATTTAGATCAAAGCGTTGGTTAATTTCTTATAAAGATACTGGTGTAATTCGCACAAGCGTACCATTTAGAGATGAGCCGAGGCAAGTCCGAGAGTGCGGACGTGCCAGTGTGTTCCCGTCCGTTGACAGTTGGGAACAGTCGTTGGCAAGtgaccaaattctcacagggcCTATGAAGTGAGTTTACTCGTGAGCTGCCAACttggtttccttttttttttaaatatgcatGTAATTCATATGCAATGGGATATTAATATGATATATAACCATCACGCCTGGTACCAATTTTCTTTGTATTAAAAGACAGCTGCTCATCTGTAATATCCTATTATGTTATAATTTTGCATGCTACAGTTGATGCTGGTCATCGGGCGGTCATCTTTGACCGCTTCACCGGAGTGAAGGAGTCCGTAAGCGGAGAGGGGACACACTTCCTGATCCCCTGGGTACAGAGACCCATCATCTTCGACTGCAGGGCCAGACCTCGTAATATTCCCGTCATCACAGGAAGCAAAGGTAGAGTACCGGTATTTTCTGACATAGGGATATTTGATTTTGACAGCCTGCTTGCTATAACCATGTGCCTCCTCTCTTTTGTTTTCTCACACATCTATCGTGCAATTTTTCCATAGAAAAAAACCCTGATGTTTTAAGGTTGCCATCAGTAAACAACATCACcaaaatgaaatgcaaaatTTATGTATGGTTTAGGGAGAAAGAAAGCAAGATCTTTTATCCAGAAAACCAACCCTGTGACGTGATTGCCAAAGGTGGTCCAAAAAATCAGCTTGCATTCTTTAATATATAAGTTTAAACATCATCCTTGAAAAGAATGGATCAGTACACAACAGGAAAATATTTTGCCTGAAAAGCCCGGGAGATCCAAAGGACCTTTTAgacagcagggctcgaaattcatttttgggattaagtgcactggtgcacccagcttaaaaaattgggtgcaccaaaaaatttttgggtgcacgacttaaattcaagtacaaCTTATGGCAAAACTTAgctacaagctatcaaattcttaaacaagtaccatgacagaaatttttattatctttctaacacttagatgtcaagaatattatgtatactagtatactttgatatctgtacatacataaacataagaaaataattgggtgcaccctgtgcacccacagcttcaattttgggtgcacctgcacccagtatttcgagccctggacagcaACACTGCTGGCATCCTCTGGGCTGTTTGAGGTCATTGACTCAAAtgtaatacaaaatacaatatgtacaaatatcATATTGATAGGGCAGAGCAACCCACTGTTCCTCATGAGGAATCTATTACCTTTTTCAGATCTCCAGAATGTGAACATCACCCTGCGAATCCTGTTCCGGCCGGTGGCAGCCTCCCTGCCCAAGTTGTACATGAGTCTGGGTACAGACTACGATGAGAGAGTGCTGCCTTCCATCACTAATGAAGTTCTCAAGGCTGTAGTTGTAAGTACAACATATCCATAGTCTTTAAATCAAAggtaaaaattgtttcaatGCATAATGGCATTGTCATCAGAGTTGTTAACTATGAATCTAAAGCCTTAATAAAGATTGTGTTTAGCTAAAGAGTTATCCCATGTTGTGCtccttggaaaggcacttaattAGTcgatttccttttttttttggctctgGAGAAAATTAACACCTAAGTCTGGTCAAGAACACTCTATTGAATGGGCACGAAGTCGCATGCTTCATGCTACTAGTACCCCTGTACCCCTGTActccatcttcatggctaccttgtccccccagcgacctggaggtcaagggactaccgtaggtaggtaggtagtgaTAATACCCCTGCAAACTGCAATTAGGGATGGCTGATATGATAGCCATTTTCTCATTATCTGCAGGCAGATTAACACCAGAGTTTACCATGCTCTATTGGAGGTCCCATTCCATGTCGAGCTTCCATGCCTCTATACATGTTTCTCTGTcgtagtccactggtagtggtctgTGTTCAAATACCATACTTTTTTTGAAAGTGCTAAGTGCACTATTTAAAATGGTTTTGGATGAGTTTGCAGTCCATAACCTGTCCCATCCCTCTGttttgtgacagacaaaaattccaCAGCTTTACATATAAAAAAGTCTGAATTTCATTGCATgaaattgcaaaaaaaggatttttcttATCTCAAAAGGACAGATCgtcaacatgggctcccaagcAATGTGCGGTGCAGAAAAATAAAGCTCAACTCACAAGGCTACTGCACTGGTAAAGGGTATACTGCATGGTCAAAATATGGTTATTTATGTGAAGTATTCAGTAaaggaactgaactgaactgactgcACCTATGTTTTCCAGGCACAGTTTGATGCCAGTGAGTTGATCACCCAGAGAGAGTTGGTGTCTCAGAAAGTATCAGAAGATTTGATGGAGAGGGCAGCACAGTTCGGACTTATCCTGGACGACATCTCACTTGTaagttgttgaacttgaagagcaCCACAAAATAGCAAATACACTCAATTTTGTGAAGTCAGAATCAATTAAACTACATGCAAGACATCTTAAATTTAAAtatatgattcttttttttttatgaagtaAAATGTTACTGCAACTGTAGAGTAGCTGTAATTTGTGAAGATAACTGGTTATTTTTATAAATTTTCAAGTACAATGCTGTGCAGGGTGCACACTTTACTAAAAAGACATTCAAAAATCAATTGTTTCATTTGATTGCATATTTTTAGTCCCCAATAGAAGGAATTCAGTTGCATTGTTTTGATCAATGTATATTACTGcatttttaaagatttataaAGTCTCCAAAACAGTTGCTTTTGTGTTCTACGTATACAGTCTAATTGCATATAAAAGCAATACGGGTGCACCCTGCATATATAGATATGTTGTTTATGTTACCAATGGAGTGTTTTCCCATCAGACCCATCTGACCTTTGGCCGAGAGTTTACTTCAGCGGTTGAACAGAAACAGGTGGCGCAGCAGGAAGCGGAAAAGGCGCGGTTTGTCGTAGAAAAGGTAAGGTTGTCTCCATATTCCAATAGTGTCCAGAAGTAACACATATTTTTAACGTTTGCCTCCGATATTAGACCCATTTGACGTTTGGCCGAGAGTTCACCATTGCTGTTGAGCAGAAGCAGGTTGCCCAACAGGATGCTGAGAAGGCTAGATTTGTAGTAGAAAAGGTTTGTgcaatacatgtgtatagatAAGATTGTACTGAGTGTTTCTGCTGGACAGGCTTGCCTCTCAAGGTATGTGCTGAACTTGAGCATCTCCCAAACACTCCTGGGTTGAGAAAATCAATGCAGCCATAGTACCATAATCCATAACCCAACCACAAACATAGCCATCAAACTCTAACGTGCAGTTACAAGAGTGATGGACTAGGTTCAGAAGGTTAGAAAATACCGAACACTGTTAAAGATTGTGCAAGTTTCGGGCCTTCGGTACTCGAAACTGCTGTTTGAGATGCCCTGTAAGCCATTGGCCAGCAGAAacactgatgtacatgtacctgtgccatttgtttttgtcttcCACCTATGTTTTGGCAGGAAAAATATACCAGAACAGCAAACACTTTGGGGGGAAGCTCAGGAAAAGTTTATAGTAACAGTTTCATATTGTTCTTTCTCACATATAGGTGGGTCACTGGGTGGCgttgtttcaagaaaaataagaatGGACAAACTTTGTTATTTCAGTCTTAACCCAGGGCATTTATTTATCAAGTTCTGTTTTTCTAAACAGGGTCTCACTAAGTGACTAAACTCTGCATTTCAGGCCTTTCAGTAAAGAAGCCAACTCGTAATTAAGTGAATACGGGAATTTTAGTCAGAAACAGCTATCACTGATTTTCATGTTGCAACATTGATAGCATAATTGTACTCATCTTTTggacttgttttttttctagagTACCGAGTATGACATTCCAGCCTCTGCATTTCATAGAAGACAACTTTCCCAgtttgtttgaaaaacaaaatcctTTGACTACATTtctggtctcattgatgagtttcttcttcccatagacttctatgttataattcgtggtttaaatggcataatgaagctacgtgaaatttcagcagatttttcattctatgtcgagcacatttaccctttattgtgggaaaaaattgccaacgtaaactagccattggaactttttttatagcaattacaaactacgattagtcaatccccaaaaaaggcactttttcgctgctggTGTACAACCgtaccactcagaacccacgactg encodes the following:
- the LOC118410846 gene encoding prohibitin-like isoform X2, with product MSAAASRLFNTIGRIGFGIAVVGGVVNTALYNVDAGHRAVIFDRFTGVKESVSGEGTHFLIPWVQRPIIFDCRARPRNIPVITGSKDLQNVNITLRILFRPVAASLPKLYMSLGTDYDERVLPSITNEVLKAVVAQFDASELITQRELVSQKVSEDLMERAAQFGLILDDISLTHLTFGREFTIAVEQKQVAQQDAEKARFVVEKAEQQKLAAIIIAEGDSKAAELLATEFAKAGDGLIELRRLEAAEDIALQLSRSRNVAYLPPGQNTLLSLPTN
- the LOC118410846 gene encoding prohibitin-like isoform X1 translates to MSAAASRLFNTIGRIGFGIAVVGGVVNTALYNVDAGHRAVIFDRFTGVKESVSGEGTHFLIPWVQRPIIFDCRARPRNIPVITGSKDLQNVNITLRILFRPVAASLPKLYMSLGTDYDERVLPSITNEVLKAVVAQFDASELITQRELVSQKVSEDLMERAAQFGLILDDISLTHLTFGREFTSAVEQKQVAQQEAEKARFVVEKAEQQKLAAIIIAEGDSKAAELLATEFAKAGDGLIELRRLEAAEDIALQLSRSRNVAYLPPGQNTLLSLPTN